Genomic DNA from bacterium:
ATTTCAGGAAATGGTGTTTATGAAACGGCAATAACAGATGGACTTGGAATTGCCACACTTGATTTAACTCCTAATTCGGTAGGTATGCTTTATCTTACAGTCACAGGCGGAAACGTTATTCCAAGTCTGGATTCAATTATTGTTAGTCTCGGGACAGAAAATGTCACTCCTACCGGAGAACCTATTCTTACCGATCTTGATGGAAATGATGACGGGCTCATAAATCCTAATGAAAACTGTTCAATGGCTTTTACACTGAAAAATTGGGGAACAATCAGTTCGAGCAACGTTTATGCTGTAATTTCTATTCCGGATTCTGTAACTAATGTTCAGATGGTTGTTGACTCAATTGTTTTTGGAAATATCGCTCCTAACGATTCAATTATCGGCTCACCATTTCAATTTTTCATAAAACCCGAATGCCCTGTAGGCTACGTAATTCCATTTACAATACACATTGCAAGCACTACAAATTCCTGGGATTATTCCTATAATGAAATTGTTCACGGTTGTGACTTGAATTTCAGTGAGTTTTATGTCGATGATGAAGGAAATGTTCTTCGTAATTACAGGATGGATCCCGGTGAGACTGTAGAAGTGACATTTAAAATATTAAATGTAGGAGACGATATTGCCCCTGATGTTACGGGTATAATAAGCACAAGCGATCCGTACATAACAATTCTTGATTCAATCGGAGTTTTCGGAACGATTTTGGCTGACAGCAACTCCCTTAATGGATCTGATACTTATACTATAACTGTAAGCAATGATTGTCCTCCTCAATACAATGCCAGCTTCACACTTCAGCTTGAAACTCAAAATGGGTTGTATCCTTACACTTCAATTGAATCTATAACCTTACCTATCGCAATGCCTATTCTTTCAGACCCAACAGGACCTGATCTATATGGATATTATGCTTATTCAAGTCATGATGTTCTTTGGGAACAGTCTCCAGAATACAACTGGGTAGAAATTGAAGCGGTTGGAACTGAAATACCAAAACCGGGCGGAATAAGTGATTTTACTCAAACAGTGGATTTACCTTTCGCATTCAAATATTATGGAAACACATTTACACAACTTAGGATCAGTGGTGATGGCTGGATTGCTTTCGGAAGCGGAACACAGACCAAGTCACAAAACTATCCTCTCCCTTGTTTAGATACACTTAATAATATGACCGCAGTGTTCTGGACAGATTTCTTTTCTAATGGGCCTCAGGGAGGAGGGAAATTATACTATTACTCAGACCTTGTTAATCATAGATTTATTGTAGAGTGGGATACGGTGCCACATAAATCAGACATTACAGATAAAGAGACTTTTGAAATAATTCTTCATGATCCGGCTTACTATCCTACAGCAACAGGTGATGGAGAAATAATATTTCAATTTAAAGAAGTTGAAGAAGCCGGAGGTTGCACTGTGGGAATAGAGAACAGCACTGAAGATATTGGTTTGCAATATTTGTATAATGAGATTTATGATGTTACAGCAAATGAGCTAGTTAATGGTTTGGCAATTAAATTTACAACAGCGGCTCCGACTGTGGTTTCTGTTGATGATGATGGGGAAATGGACGAACTAGTTCCCACTGCATTTTTACTTGAGCAAAATTATCCGAATCCTTTCAATCCTTCAACACGTATAGGCTATTCAATACCGGAAGCAGCATTTGTCAAATTGAATATTTACGACATAAATGGGATAATTGTGAGAACTTTATTTGAAGGAAATCAAACTGCTGGAAGCTACAATGCTGTATGGGACGGTGAAAATAGTTCAGGGTTTAAGGTTGGATCAGGAGTTTATTTCTACAGAATTCAGGCAAATAGTTTTGTGCAGACAAAGAAGATGATACTTCTTAAGTAATGTATTTGGAAGAAACGCTCTTAATTAATTGTGAAGAGTAAATGAATCAGAAGAAATAGTCACTTGGTATGTACGTTTTTACTGTTCTATTAATTGTATTGGTGATTGTTTCTCTGTATGGTTTGATTGAATATTATTTTCATCAAAAAAGAATTTATTCAATCCCTATCAGGATTCACGTTAATGGCACCAGAGGCAAATCCAGTGTCACACGATTGATTGGTGCAGCTTTACGTGAAGGCGGCATCAAGACCATCACAAAAGTTACCGGAACTTATCCGCGACTCATCCTCGAGAATGGCTGTGAAGTCGGAATTTATCGGAAAGCTGGCGCTAATATTATTGAGCAGTTATCAATAGTAAGATTTGCTTCCAAAAGAAATGCACAGGCAATTGTGATGGAATGTATGGCCGTTCAACCGCAATACCAATGGATTACAGAAAACAAAATGCTGCACTCCACTCTTGCTGTAATTACCAATGTTCGATTGGACCACATTGATGTAATGGGTTATTCTCTTCCCGAAATTGCAACAGCACTCGGAAATACAATTCCTAAAAACAAGCATCTGTTAACAGCAGAAAAAGTTATTTTCAATAAGCTGGAAGAAATAGCTCACAAAAGAAACTGCAGGATTGAGTTAGCAGAAGAGAGCCTGATAACAGAACAGGAAATGAAAGGCTTCAACCATATCGAGCACAAAGAAAATGTCGCACTTGCTCTTGCTGTAAGTATGCAGGTTG
This window encodes:
- the pgsB gene encoding poly-gamma-glutamate synthase PgsB, with protein sequence MYVFTVLLIVLVIVSLYGLIEYYFHQKRIYSIPIRIHVNGTRGKSSVTRLIGAALREGGIKTITKVTGTYPRLILENGCEVGIYRKAGANIIEQLSIVRFASKRNAQAIVMECMAVQPQYQWITENKMLHSTLAVITNVRLDHIDVMGYSLPEIATALGNTIPKNKHLLTAEKVIFNKLEEIAHKRNCRIELAEESLITEQEMKGFNHIEHKENVALALAVSMQVGVDRKTALNGMYKAVPDAGALKISKVNVFNKNITFFNAFAANDPQSTLMIWEKIKREIGLRGVKMILLNTRQDRLDRAKQLSSMIGSELKDQFDYLILIGQSSEIVEELAVASGVKRNKIVNLGWTEPEAVFEAILAYTVEQSTVVAIGNMGGMGGKVVDFFENRSVVYG